One genomic window of Acidovorax radicis includes the following:
- a CDS encoding chemotaxis protein CheW, translated as MAETYQEGSGAGADFDLSQFYQIFFEEAGENLDQMEQMLLDLDLSDADDEELNGIFRCAHSIKGGSATFGFSDVAELTHQMESLLDRLRRHELQPIPQMVDVLLESADASRSLLARHQAGGQGEAVSTTSLVQRISELAAGQVPDDAPALAAPPPTAPAPVAVAPKAMAVPGAASLTRQLEIQIGPLDRPDQADAIKELFRDIPGLGAIRDLTSSQSNVRVFGVETTSTNDDLLDLFAFHVSKDQVVIRDAGGVVGDASQAALDDDALLAVDASGVDAPYGFFDEAPGAPHVNASPAVPQAAVLAPKVVAPKAAEPKAAMQAQMESTTIRVDVKKVDQLINLVGELVITQAMLAQNSRGLDAGAYQQLLAGLADLDRNTRDLQESVMSIRMIPMSIVFSRFPRMLRDLANKLGKKVDLVTLGEATELDKGLVEKITDPLTHLVRNSCDHGVEMPAERLAKGKPEHGTITLSASHQGGSIVIEVRDDGKGLSREKILSKAQERGLDVSEQMSDAEVWQLIFAPGFSTADEVTDVSGRGVGMDVVKRNIAALNGSVEIDSAEGYGMKVSVRLPLTLAIMDGMSVGVGEEVYILPLSSVVESFQVNGEDVSTVAQGSQLVKVRDEYMPVIALEKIFQVPRFDLNKSSNIMVVVEADGSRVALLVDELLGQHQVVVKNLESNYRKVPNVSGATILGDGTVALILDTGGLVRRARH; from the coding sequence ATGGCGGAAACTTACCAAGAAGGATCGGGCGCAGGCGCTGACTTCGACCTGAGCCAGTTCTATCAGATCTTTTTTGAGGAAGCGGGCGAGAACCTTGACCAGATGGAGCAAATGTTGCTCGATCTGGATTTGAGCGACGCCGACGACGAAGAGCTCAATGGCATCTTCCGCTGCGCCCATTCCATCAAGGGTGGTTCTGCAACGTTCGGGTTTTCGGACGTCGCCGAATTGACGCACCAGATGGAATCCTTGCTGGATCGCCTGCGTCGGCATGAATTGCAGCCTATCCCGCAGATGGTTGATGTTCTGCTCGAATCTGCAGATGCATCGCGCAGCCTGCTGGCCAGGCACCAGGCGGGCGGTCAGGGCGAGGCGGTTTCCACGACTTCGTTGGTGCAGCGCATCAGCGAGTTGGCTGCCGGCCAAGTGCCCGACGATGCACCCGCTCTGGCGGCCCCTCCTCCAACAGCTCCGGCTCCGGTGGCCGTCGCTCCCAAAGCCATGGCTGTACCTGGCGCGGCCAGCCTGACGCGTCAGCTTGAAATTCAGATTGGTCCTCTGGACCGCCCTGACCAAGCGGACGCCATCAAAGAACTGTTTCGAGACATTCCTGGGCTGGGCGCGATTCGCGACCTCACGAGCTCCCAGTCGAATGTGCGCGTTTTTGGCGTGGAGACCACTTCCACCAACGACGACCTGCTCGATCTGTTTGCTTTTCACGTGTCCAAAGACCAAGTGGTTATTCGTGATGCCGGGGGCGTCGTCGGTGATGCGTCGCAGGCCGCGTTGGATGATGATGCCTTGCTGGCGGTGGATGCATCAGGGGTTGACGCGCCGTACGGCTTCTTCGACGAAGCGCCGGGTGCTCCGCACGTCAATGCCTCGCCGGCCGTGCCCCAAGCTGCCGTGCTTGCCCCTAAGGTTGTTGCTCCCAAAGCAGCCGAGCCAAAGGCCGCTATGCAGGCGCAAATGGAATCCACAACCATTCGCGTAGATGTCAAAAAAGTGGATCAACTCATCAATCTGGTGGGTGAGTTGGTGATCACGCAGGCCATGTTGGCCCAGAACAGCCGGGGACTGGACGCGGGCGCCTATCAGCAGTTGTTGGCCGGACTTGCCGACCTTGATCGCAATACGCGTGATCTTCAAGAGTCGGTGATGTCGATTCGCATGATTCCGATGTCGATTGTGTTCAGTCGATTCCCACGAATGCTGCGTGATTTGGCCAACAAGCTTGGCAAGAAGGTTGACTTGGTGACGTTGGGTGAGGCGACCGAGCTTGACAAGGGCCTGGTGGAGAAGATTACCGATCCGCTGACTCACTTGGTGCGCAACAGCTGCGATCATGGTGTTGAGATGCCTGCAGAACGGCTGGCCAAGGGGAAACCAGAGCATGGGACCATTACATTGTCGGCGTCCCACCAGGGCGGCTCGATCGTGATCGAGGTTCGTGATGACGGCAAGGGCCTGTCGCGCGAGAAGATTCTCAGCAAGGCGCAGGAGCGCGGTCTCGACGTTTCCGAACAGATGAGTGACGCTGAGGTCTGGCAGCTGATTTTTGCGCCGGGGTTCTCCACGGCTGACGAAGTGACGGATGTTTCCGGCCGTGGCGTGGGTATGGATGTGGTCAAGCGCAACATTGCCGCACTCAATGGTTCGGTCGAGATCGACTCCGCTGAGGGCTACGGAATGAAGGTTTCCGTGCGTTTGCCTCTTACGCTCGCGATCATGGACGGCATGTCTGTGGGAGTGGGGGAGGAGGTCTATATCCTTCCGCTGTCGTCTGTGGTGGAGTCGTTCCAGGTCAACGGAGAAGATGTCAGCACCGTGGCGCAGGGATCGCAGCTGGTGAAGGTGCGCGACGAATATATGCCGGTGATCGCCTTGGAAAAGATCTTCCAGGTGCCGCGTTTCGATCTCAACAAATCCAGCAACATCATGGTGGTGGTCGAGGCCGATGGCAGCCGTGTCGCACTGCTCGTTGATGAACTGCTGGGGCAGCATCAGGTGGTGGTCAAGAACCTTGAGTCGAACTATCGAAAGGTCCCCAACGTGTCTGGTGCCACCATTCTTGGCGACGGAACCGTGGCGTTGATTTTGGACACTGGCGGGCTGGTCCGCCGTGCACGCCACTAG
- a CDS encoding response regulator, translating into MQSILAVDDSPSMRKMVSFTLTGAGYNVVEAVDGQDALEKAETHNIDLVLADQNMPRLDGIGLTRKLREHPKFKTIPILILTTESSDQMKQAGRSAGATGWLVKPFDPNRLIEVIQKVIR; encoded by the coding sequence ATGCAATCGATTCTTGCCGTAGATGATTCACCTTCCATGCGGAAAATGGTGTCGTTCACCCTGACGGGGGCGGGCTATAACGTGGTGGAGGCAGTGGATGGGCAGGATGCCCTTGAGAAAGCTGAGACGCACAACATCGATCTGGTGCTGGCGGATCAGAACATGCCCCGGCTCGACGGCATTGGGCTGACCCGCAAGTTGCGCGAACACCCCAAGTTCAAGACCATTCCCATTCTTATCCTCACCACGGAGTCGAGCGACCAAATGAAGCAGGCCGGGCGCTCGGCCGGTGCGACGGGTTGGCTGGTCAAGCCCTTCGACCCCAATCGGCTGATCGAAGTCATTCAGAAAGTGATCCGCTGA
- a CDS encoding chemotaxis protein CheW → MSVIGKTVDAAPVGAREYLTFRLDQEEYGIDILKVQEIRGYEPPTRIANAPDFIKGVVNLRGTIVPIVDMRIKFNCAQADYNNFTVVIILNLRQRVVGIVVDSVSDVMELTPESIRSAPDIESTIDNSCILGLGSVGERMLILLDIEKLMSSVDMGLVTAGD, encoded by the coding sequence ATGAGTGTGATTGGTAAAACAGTAGATGCTGCACCTGTGGGTGCGCGGGAATACCTCACCTTCCGCCTCGATCAAGAGGAATACGGCATTGATATTCTGAAGGTTCAGGAAATCCGAGGCTATGAGCCGCCGACGCGCATAGCCAATGCCCCTGATTTCATTAAGGGTGTGGTCAATCTGCGTGGAACGATTGTTCCCATCGTGGATATGCGCATCAAATTCAATTGCGCACAAGCAGATTACAACAATTTCACCGTTGTCATTATTCTGAATCTGCGGCAGCGTGTGGTCGGCATCGTGGTGGATTCTGTCAGTGACGTGATGGAGTTGACGCCTGAGAGCATCCGCTCTGCGCCCGACATTGAAAGCACCATTGACAACAGCTGCATTCTTGGGTTGGGCTCGGTCGGTGAGAGGATGCTCATATTGCTGGACATTGAGAAGCTCATGTCGAGCGTCGATATGGGGTTGGTCACGGCGGGCGATTAG